The stretch of DNA CCTGGCGGCGGAGCTGGGCGTCTCGGACTCGGCCGTGTCCCAGCGCCTCCGCCGGGGCGTCGGGACGCTCCTGCTCGCGACTGTGGCGGACGACGACTGACGGCGTCTGCTTGACCACCGAAGGAATTTAACTGTCACCGCCGCCTAGACGAAGTATGGAGACGTTCGAGGAGCCGCCCAGCGTCTGTGTCGTCCGGGCCGTGGCGGCGGACCACGGCGTCGACGTGGCTGCCCTCCCCCCGCTGTCCGAGGTCACCGACACGGACGCCCTCGACACCCTGTTCACCGACGCCGCACAGACAGCGCCCGACGGGTCCACGGACGCCCCGGTCGCGCGGTTCCGCTACGCCGACCGGCTCGTCGTCGTCCGCGGCGACGGCACCGTCGACGTGCGAGCCCCCGAGTGAGCGATCCGGCCGTCAGTCCCCGACCAGCGGTTCACGCTCCGTCCCCTCCCGGAGGGTCGCGGTGAGCAGCGTCGTCAGCCCACGTCTGAGTCGCTGGGACACGGCCGAGTCCGAGACCCCGAGGTCGGCGGCGAGGTCCTGGAGCGTGGCCCGCCGCGGGACGTCGAAGTAGCCCGCGTCCAGCGCGGTCAGGATGGCCTCTCGCTGGGGGCCGGTCAGCACGGAGTCGGCGACCCGCGACGCCCCGTCGACCTCGTCGACCGTCGCCGACACGCCGGCGTCCCGGCACGTGCGGTAGAACGTCGAGAGCGTGTCCCGGTTCGGGAACCGCGCCCGGAACGACCAGCCCTCCGCGTCGCCGATCGCGGCCAGCAGGACGCCCGAGGCCTCCGCCAGTATCGACAGCACGCCGTCGCGGGGCTCTCGCCAGCCGACGCGA from Haloarcula litorea encodes:
- a CDS encoding helix-turn-helix domain-containing protein, translating into MSVVACFTLPAAEFPLRSLLALGTEVQVRLESLIPVDHGPAPYAWVSGTTAAAVESVGPDHPAVESVTPVDEVDGEVLCRVGWREPRDGVLSILAEASGVLLAAIGDAEGWSFRARFPNRDTLSTFYRTCRDAGVSATVDEVDGASRVADSVLTGPQREAILTALDAGYFDVPRRATLQDLAADLGVSDSAVSQRLRRGLTTLLTATLREGTEREPLVGD
- a CDS encoding HalOD1 output domain-containing protein, whose amino-acid sequence is METFEEPPSVCVVRAVAADHGVDVAALPPLSEVTDTDALDTLFTDAAQTAPDGSTDAPVARFRYADRLVVVRGDGTVDVRAPE